The following are encoded in a window of Sminthopsis crassicaudata isolate SCR6 chromosome 3, ASM4859323v1, whole genome shotgun sequence genomic DNA:
- the TRPV1 gene encoding transient receptor potential cation channel subfamily V member 1 yields the protein MNKSSTDEAEIPDEPREQSPGLPCPGTPDKAPAPKPPAPKSHAFSTAQSRSRSRGRLLGRCHSDEASAMDSHQEGEPAPCPVIQLSPMVERPPSDEQSGQQPPQDPTISHSEKSLRLYDRKKIFEAVAQGSCEELRDLLVYLQRSLKKLTDSEFKDPETGKSCLLKAMLNLQNGKNETIPLLLDIARQTGNLKEFVNASYTDSYYKGQTALHIAIERRNMALVTLLVENGADVHAAAHGDFFKKTKGRTGFYFGELPLSLAACTNQLAIVQYLLHNPHQAADIQAKDSVGNTVLHALVEVADNTAENTKFVTSMYNELLILGAKSQPALKLEEVTNKKGLTPLALAAKSGKIGVLAYILRREIQEPECRHLSRKFTEWAYGPVHSSLYDLSCIDTCEKNSVLEVIAYSSSETPNRHDMLLVEPLNRLLQDKWDRFVKRIFYFNFFVYSVYMVIFTCAAYYRPVGDRPPFKFDYTIGACFRVTGELLSVLGGIYFFFRGIQYFLHRRPSLKTLFVDSYSEVLFFVQSLFLLISVALYFSHYKEYVAFMVFSLAMGWTNMLYYTRGFQQMGIYSVMIEKMILRDLCRFMFVYIVFLLGFSTAVVTLIEDRKNETETSCHGGRRFPSCKPCTSSYNSLYSTCLELFKFTIGMGDLEFTENYDFKAVFIILLLSYVILTYILLLNMLIALMGETVNKIAQESKNIWKLQRAITILDTEKSFLNCMRKAFRSGKLVQVGYTPDGREDFRWCFRVDEINWTTWNTNLGIINEDPGNCEGIKRTLSFNLRSSRVSGKHWKNFPLVPLLRDGTSRDRRSNPPEEVQLRPFSGSLRPEDAEVFKEPLALPSQ from the exons ATGAACAAGTCGAGCACGGACGAGGCGGAGATCCCCGATGAGCCGCGGGAACAAAGTCCCGGCCTGCCCTGCCCGGGGACCCCTGACAAGGCCCCGGCCCCTAAGCCCCCGGCCCCCAAGAGCCACGCCTTCTCCACAGCCCAGAGCCGGAGCCGGAGCAGGGGCCGCCTCTTGGGCCGCTGCCATTCGGACGAGGCTTCGGCGATGGACTCCCATCAAGAAGGGGAGCCAGCCCCGTGCCCCGTCATTCAGCTCAGCCCCATGGTGGAAAGGCCTCCGAGTGATGAGCAGTCTGGGCA GCAGCCGCCTCAGGATCCCACCATCTCCCACTCGGAAAAATCCCTCAGGCTCTACGATCGCAAGAAGATCTTCGAGGCCGTAGCCCAGGGCAGCTGTGAGGAGCTCCGGGACCTGCTGGTCTACCTCCAGCGCAGCCTGAAGAAGCTCACCGACAGCGAGTTCAAAG ACCCAGAGACCGGGAAGAGCTGCCTGCTCAAAGCCATGCTGAACCTCCAGAACGGCAAGAACGAGACCATCCCCCTCCTGCTGGACATCGCCAGGCAGACTGGCAACCTGAAGGAGTTCGTGAACGCCAGCTACACAGACAGCTACTACAAGG GCCAGACGGCTCTGCACATCGCCATCGAGCGGCGGAACATGGCTCTGGTGACCCTCCTGGTGGAAAACGGCGCCGACGTCCACGCCGCGGCCCACGGAGACTTCTTTAAGAAAACCAAAGGGAGGACCGGCTTTTACTTTG GTGAGCTGCCCCTGAGCCTGGCGGCCTGCACCAACCAGCTGGCCATCGTGCAGTACCTGCTCCACAACCCGCACCAGGCGGCCGACATCCAGGCCAAGGACTCGGTGGGCAACACGGTCCTGCACGCGCTCGTGGAGGTGGCGGACAACACGGCCGAGAACACCAAGTTCGTGACCAGCATGTACAACGAGCTGCTCATCCTGGGGGCCAAGAGCCAGCCCGCGCTGAAGCTGGAGGAGGTCACCAACAAGAAGGGGCTCACGCCGCTGGCGCTGGCCGCCAAGAGCGGCAAGATCGGG GTCCTGGCCTACATTCTCCGCCGAGAGATCCAGGAGCCCGAGTGCAGGCACCTGTCGCGCAAGTTCACCGAGTGGGCCTACGGGCCCGTGCACTCGTCCCTCTACGACCTGTCCTGCATCGACACCTGCGAGAAGAACTCTGTGCTGGAGGTGATCGCCTACAGCAGCAGCGAGACCCCC AACCGCCACGACATGCTGCTGGTCGAGCCCCTGAACCGGCTCCTGCAGGACAAGTGGGACCGCTTTGTGAAGCGCATCTTCTACTTCAACTTCTTCGTCTACTCTGTGTACATGGTCATCTTCACGTGTGCTGCTTACTACCGGCCTGTGGGAGACCGG CCTCCCTTTAAATTCGACTACACCATCGGCGCCTGTTTCCGCGTCACAGGAGAACTGCTGTCGGTCCTGGGGGGGATTTACTTCTTTTTCCGAGGG ATCCAGTACTTTCTGCACCGGAGGCCTTCCCTCAAGACTCTGTTTGTGGACAGCTACAGTGAGGTGCTCTT CTTTGTCCAGTCCCTGTTCCTGCTGATCTCGGTGGCGCTGTACTTCAGCCACTACAAGGAGTACGTGGCCTTCATGGTGTTCTCCCTGGCGATGGGCTGGACCAACATGCTCTACTACACCCGAGGCTTTCAGCAGATGGGCATCTACTCCGTCATGATTGAGAAG ATGATCTTGAGAGACCTGTGCCGCTTTATGTTTGTCTACATCGTCTTCCTGCTTGGATTTTCCACAG CGGTCGTGACGCTGATCGAGGACAGAAAGAATGAGACGGAAACTTCGTGCCACGGGGGGCGGCGCTTCCCCAGCTGCAAGCCCTGCACCAGCTCCTACAACAGCCTGTACTCCACCTGCCTGGAGCTCTTCAAGTTTACCATCGGCATGGGGGACCTGGAGTTCACCGAGAACTACGACTTCAAGGCCGTCTTCATCATCCTGCTGCTGTCCTACGTCATCCTGACTTACATCCTGCTGCTCAACATGCTCATCGCCCTCATGGGGGAGACCGTCAACAAGATTGCCCAGGAGAGCAAGAACATCTGGAAGctccag AGAGCCATCACCATCCTGGACACGGAGAAGAGCTTCCTGAACTGCATGAGGAAGGCCTTCCGGTCAGGGAAGCTAGTGCAGGTGGGCTACACACCCGATGGCAGGGAGGACTTCAGGTGGTGCTTTCG AGTCGATGAGATCAATTGGACCACTTGGAACACCAACCTGGGTATCATCAACGAGGACCCCGGAAACTGCGAAGGGATCAAGCGTACCTTGAGTTTCAATTTACGCTCCAGCCGAG